One Neomonachus schauinslandi chromosome 9, ASM220157v2, whole genome shotgun sequence DNA segment encodes these proteins:
- the SIVA1 gene encoding apoptosis regulatory protein Siva isoform X1: MPKRGCPFADAGPLQLKVRVGQRELSRGVCAEQHSREIFEKTKQLLFRGAQAYMDHLWEESCAIVDLPESPKPGPTEALRAARGQMLIGPDGRLTRSQAQASEADPSRAVTRACSSCVRALDGKAVCGQCERALCGRCVHLCCGCGAVACGLCVLADCGDVHETVLCAGCAMFEA; this comes from the exons ATGCCCAAGCGGGGCTGTCCGTTCGCGGACGCGGGCCCGCTGCAGCTCAAGGTCCGCGTTGGCCAGAGGGAGCTGAGCCGCGGCGTGTGCGCCGAGCAGCACTCGCGAGAGATCTTCG AGAAAACCAAGCAACTCCTTTTTCGAGGGGCCCAGGCCTACATGGACCACTTGTGGGAGGAGAGCTGTGCCATCGTTGACCTGCCAGAGTCCCCGAAGCCTGGCCCCACAGAGGCCCTCCGGGCCGCACGTGGGCAGATGCTGATTGGACCAGACGGCCGACTGACCAGGAGCCAAGCCCAGGCCTCTGAAGCTG ACCCGTCCAGGGCAGTGACCAGAGCCTGTTCCTCGTGCGTGCGAGCGCTGGACGGGAAGGCGGTCTGCGGCCAGTGTGAGCGCGCCCTGTGTGGGCGGTGCGTGCACCTCTGCTGCGGCTGTGGGGCTGTGGCCTGCGGTCTGTGCGTGCTCGCGGA CTGCGGTGATGTTCACGAGACGGTGCTGTGTGCTGGCTGCGCCATGTTTGAGGCCTGA
- the SIVA1 gene encoding apoptosis regulatory protein Siva isoform X2, whose amino-acid sequence MPKRGCPFADAGPLQLKVRVGQRELSRGVCAEQHSREIFDPSRAVTRACSSCVRALDGKAVCGQCERALCGRCVHLCCGCGAVACGLCVLADCGDVHETVLCAGCAMFEA is encoded by the exons ATGCCCAAGCGGGGCTGTCCGTTCGCGGACGCGGGCCCGCTGCAGCTCAAGGTCCGCGTTGGCCAGAGGGAGCTGAGCCGCGGCGTGTGCGCCGAGCAGCACTCGCGAGAGATCTTCG ACCCGTCCAGGGCAGTGACCAGAGCCTGTTCCTCGTGCGTGCGAGCGCTGGACGGGAAGGCGGTCTGCGGCCAGTGTGAGCGCGCCCTGTGTGGGCGGTGCGTGCACCTCTGCTGCGGCTGTGGGGCTGTGGCCTGCGGTCTGTGCGTGCTCGCGGA CTGCGGTGATGTTCACGAGACGGTGCTGTGTGCTGGCTGCGCCATGTTTGAGGCCTGA